A part of Macrobrachium rosenbergii isolate ZJJX-2024 chromosome 33, ASM4041242v1, whole genome shotgun sequence genomic DNA contains:
- the LOC136855760 gene encoding probable serine/threonine-protein kinase DDB_G0281745 has translation MCPHLVSLFTLTYGFGRGGAAEGVGGGEEEGRPLLQRLLHRLLLLLFLFRRYGSMLTRLLLACLFCFIFAYFCRRGPESHRRIDRRKDLRTEEGYERDPTEGPPRVEEGEMDHPKEEEELENWSNFFTLVLLAALKHLEVYIPCRDTVSSPSSSSSVFSSLFSSLHLFLSPLSSPETLVTFRASLCRRRSKKVSSTDGPKRLHLSYYTSSISCCDSCDFCHCSWATSRLISSLYRKTSSAKARYPPARSFFSHYKYGSYSPLYSSSSTASFPSRTKKSQTKRRSPTFPTPKSQTKRRSPTFLAPKSQTERRPPTFLTPKPQTKRRSPTFSTPKPQIKRRSPQTKRRSPTFPTPKSQTKRRPPTFLTPKPQTKRRPPTFSTPKPQIKRRSPQTKRRSPTFPTPKPQVRRRPPTFLAPKSQTKRHPKSLKPRFESAFQNPAARKRRDRSTSQRRDSWQRSSCPVSTTDCPPFSQRPRLSSILDNLSCSTFSKRADCSTDHLEERGVPVFKWWEVKPYLGAKLGEGCYGDVYALRWTERLPPACIKLGKSPSYLDLFIAEVKHMIRLRHTAVPRVVGIVLDPPGIIMKRHQVTLQDWVEECHPPARKVLQVLLTLCKIVEEIHLAGYCHNDLKPNNVMLDFPPRGIKVTVIDLGIMLEIGKRPFSVRDLDSDELEVLRRKMPWYAPKILLGEPCRPSTDAYSLAYVIWWCFRKPGRALGTAFREVLRWFSLCYGYEALCSVQVLIAELETALLEDLERNWINCCLQFSEQQEFQPANGSSFCE, from the coding sequence ATGTGTCCGCATTTAGTGTCATTGTTTACGTTGACTTACGGCTTCGGGAGAGGTGGTGCAGCagaaggagtgggaggaggagaagaagaagggagaccGCTACTGCAGCGCCTCcttcatcgtcttcttcttcttctgtttctcttccgAAGATATGGTTCCATGTTGACGCGCCTTCTGTTGGCGTGTTTGTTTTGCTTCATCTTCGCCTACTTTTGCCGGAGAGGACCTGAATCCCACAGAAGAATCGACCGCAGGAAGGATCTCAGGACTGAAGAAGGCTACGAGCGAGATCCTACAGAAGGACCTCCGAGGGTGGAAGAAGGCGAGATGGACCatccaaaggaggaggaggagttggagaatTGGTCCAATTTCTTCACTCTCGTTCTCTTGGCTGCGCTGAAGCATCTGGAGGTATACATCCCCTGCAGAGACACTGTTTCTtctccatcatcttcttcttctgttttctcttcactcttctcttctctccacCTATTTCTCTCCCCGCTGTCCTCTCCGGAGACTCTTGTTACATTTCGCGCCTCCCTTTGCAGGCGTAGGAGTAAGAAAGTTTCCTCCACTGACGGGCCGAAGCGTCTGCATCTCTCTTACTACACGTCTAGTATTTCGTGCTGCGATTCCTGTGACTTTTGTCACTGCAGTTGGGCCACATCTCGTCTCATTTCTTCTCTGTACAGGAAGACGTCTTCCGCCAAGGCTAGGTACCCTCCGGCGAGGTCTTTCTTCTCTCATTACAAGTATGGGAGTTATAGTCcactctattcttcttcttcaactgctTCTTTTCCTTCCCGGACGAAAAAGTCACAGACAAAGAGACGTTCTCCCACTTTTCCGACTCCAAAGTCACAGACAAAGAGACGTTCCCCGACTTTCTTGGCTCCAAAGTCACAGACAGAGAGACGTCCTCCCACTTTCCTGACTCCAAAGCCACAGACAAAGAGACGTTCTCCCACTTTCTCGACACCAAAGCCACAGATAAAGAGACGTTCTCCACAGACAAAGAGACGTTCTCCCACTTTCCCGACTCCAAAGTCACAGACAAAGAGACGTCCTCCCACTTTCCTGACTCCAAAGCCACAGACAAAGAGACGTCCTCCCACTTTCTCGACACCAAAGCCACAGATAAAGAGACGTTCTCCACAGACAAAGAGACGTTCTCCCACTTTCCCGACTCCAAAGCCACAGGTAAGGAGACGTCCTCCCACTTTCTTGGCTCCAAAGTCACAGACAAAGAGACACCCAAAGTCACTGAAGCCCAGATTTGAATCAGCTTTCCAGAATCCAGCAGCACGGAAGCGAAGAGACCGTTCTACTTCCCAGCGTCGAGACTCGTGGCAACGAAGTTCTTGTCCTGTTTCAACCACTGACTGCCCACCATTCAGTCAGCGGCCACGCTTGTCCTCCATTTTGGACAACTTGTCCTGTAGCACCTTTTCGAAAAGGGCTGACTGCAGCACCGACCATTTGGAGGAGAGAGGGGTCCCGGTGTTCAAGTGGTGGGAAGTAAAGCCCTACCTCGGGGCCAAGCTGGGCGAAGGATGCTATGGCGACGTATATGCCCTCAGGTGGACGGAGAGACTGCCCCCCGCGTGCATCAAGCTGGGCAAGAGCCCCTCGTACCTGGATCTCTTTATCGCTGAGGTGAAACACATGATCAGGCTACGGCACACCGCGGTCCCCCGGGTGGTGGGAATTGTCCTGGACCCCCCGGGAATCATCATGAAGCGCCACCAGGTGACGCTGCAGGACTGGGTGGAGGAGTGCCATCCTCCTGCCAGGAAAGTGCTTCAGGTGCTGTTAACACTGTGCAAGATCGTTGAGGAGATCCACTTGGCTGGGTACTGCCACAACGACTTGAAGCCCAACAACGTCATGCTCGACTTCCCTCCCAGGGGCATCAAGGTGACGGTCATCGACCTGGGCATTATGCTGGAGATAGGAAAGAGGCCCTTCAGTGTCAGGGACTTAGACAGTGACGAACTTGAGGTTCTCCGCAGGAAGATGCCTTGGTATGCCCCTAAGATACTCCTCGGAGAGCCGTGCCGCCCATCGACGGATGCCTACTCCCTCGCCTACGTGATATGGTGGTGCTTCCGGAAGCCCGGGAGGGCCCTGGGGACTGCCTTCAGGGAGGTACTGAGATGGTTCTCCCTCTGCTACGGGTACGAGGCCTTGTGCTCCGTCCAAGTGCTGATCGCGGAACTGGAGACAGCGTTGTTGGAAGACCTGGAAAGGAACTGGATCAATTGTTGTTTACAATTCTCTGAACAACAAGAATTCCAGCCAGCCAACGGTTCCAGTTTCTgtgagtga